Within Streptomyces sp. NBC_00704, the genomic segment GCGGCGGACCGGGCTGCCGACGTCTACGGCGAGCCCGACATCCTGGTCAACTGCGCCGGCATCAACCTGCGACCGCCGATGGACGAGCTGGACGAGACGGTGTGGGACGCCACCATGAGCGTCAACCTGGAAGCGCCCTACCTGCTGGGCCGGCGCTTCGGGCCGGGCATGGCCGAGCGGGGATTCGGGCGGATCATCCACATCACCTCGCAGCAGGCGCACCGGGCGTTCGTCCGCAGCGGCGCCTACGGGGTCTCCAAGGGGGCGCTGGAGTCACTGGCCCGCTCCCAGGCCGAGGCCTGGTCACCGCACGGCGTCACCTGCAACACCCTGGTGCCCGGGTTCGTCATGACCCCGCTCAACACACGGCTGTCGTCCGACCCCGAGAAGGTGGCGGCGCTGGCCGCCCGCACGATGGTCGGCCGCAACGGTCTCGCCGAGGACTTCGCCGCGGCCGCGGTGTTCCTGGCCGGCCCGGCCTCCGGCTACGTCACCGGACAGGCGCTCTTCGTGGACGGCGGGTTCTCCGTCCACTGACCCGAGCCGTCCCCGGTTCCACTGACGCGGGCCGTCCGCGGTCCGTGCCGCCGCGCTACGCGGCCAGCGGGGTGAACTGCAGGATCTCGTCACCGCCCGGCTGGACGATGCCGTAGGTGTTCTCCGGCACCTCGTTCCAGGCGCCGGGCAGGTCGCCCAGGGGCTCGGAGACGATGAGACGGGTCTCGTCGGAGACCTCGCGCAGGAACGCCATGTCGGGATGGAGCTCCCGCAGCGTCTCCACGCGCGTGCTGTAGAAAAGCGAGCGCGAGGCGCCCTGGCTGGAGTAGCGGAACGCCCACAGCCGCACCCCCTCGGTCACGGCGACCGTCATCTGCAGCGGGAACTCCACTCCGTGCGCCCGCCCGACGCGCTCCACCATGCCCACCATCCGGGCGACCGCCCCCGGCGGA encodes:
- a CDS encoding SDR family NAD(P)-dependent oxidoreductase; this encodes MTPPHASPVPAPGPARSAAYLSELFSLDGRIALVTGGSSGIGRAIAGALARAGASVVIVARGEAGLAATVDELTADGCRAAWVSGDLSTRAGVRAAADRAADVYGEPDILVNCAGINLRPPMDELDETVWDATMSVNLEAPYLLGRRFGPGMAERGFGRIIHITSQQAHRAFVRSGAYGVSKGALESLARSQAEAWSPHGVTCNTLVPGFVMTPLNTRLSSDPEKVAALAARTMVGRNGLAEDFAAAAVFLAGPASGYVTGQALFVDGGFSVH